GTCGCGTTGGTGTCGCCGTGGACGCCGTCGAGGAACGCGGTGATGTCGATGTTGACGATGTCGCCGTGCTCGACGACCCGCGAGTCGGGGATGCCGTGGCAGACGACCTCGTTGACGCTGCTGCACAGCGACTTCGGGAACCCGCGGTAGCCCAGGGTCGACGGGTAGGCGTTGTGGTCGCACAGGAACTCGTGACCGATGCGGTCGAGCTCGTCGGTCGTGACGCCGGGGACGATGGCTGCGCCCACGAGCTCGCGTGCCTGCGCGGCCAGCTTGCTCGCGACGCGCATCTTCTCGATGGTCTCGTCGTCCTTGACCTCGCTGCCGGTGAACCGCTCAGGCCCCGGCTTGTCGACGTATTCGGGTCGCGGGATGTGCGCGGGCACCGGACGGCGCGCGGAGATGACGGCAGGGGCTACAGCACTCACGCCAGCGAGTGTAGTTTCACCGACATGAGCGACTCGGACACGGAGTACTGGTTCTGCCTCACCCACCACACGGTCGAGGGCGCCGACGGCTGCAAGAACGCCGACCGCCTCGGTCCCTACGCCAGCGCTGCGGAAGCGTCGCGGGCCCTCGACAAGGTCGAGGAACGCAACGAGGAGTGGGACAACGACCCGAAGTGGAACGACACCCAGCTCGAGGACTGACCGCTACTTCTTGCCCTTCTTCTTGCGCTTCTTGCCGGGCAACAGGTCGGCGCCCTGCTGGGCCTGCCGCATCGCGATCAGGACCGCCTTCTGCACGGTCCTGGAGAGCTCCTTGGTGAAGGCGTTCGAGCTGACCTGAGCGGCCACCCTGGCGGCGACCTCGGTCGCGACCTTCTCGGCAGCAGCCTGCGCCATCTTCACCGTGGCCTCCGCAGTGGCGACCGCCGCCGTGAGCTGGGCAGCGGCCGTGGGGGCGGGCACGGGCTCGGGAGAGCCATTGGGAGCCGTGGGCGGCGGGGCCGCGACCCGGGGGGCCTCGACGACCGGGGAAGCCTTCTTGGCTGCCGACTTCTTGACCGGCGCCCTCTTGGCGGCGGTCTTCTTCGTCGCGGTCTTCTTGGTCGCCGACTTCGTCGCAGGCGCCTTCTTGGCGGCGGCCTTCTTCGCGGAGGTCTTCTTGGCCGGGGTGCTCGGGGTCTCGCTCATGGCGTAACCCTGCCACGGCGGCCCCAGCAGGGACAGACCGTGTCACGGCTAGGTTGACCCCGTGGCCAACGGACGTCAGCAGCACAACCCGCACGCGACACCGGCGTGGCCGTTCATCGGGATGATCGGCATGGCCGCCGCCTTCTTCCTGTACGCCGCGAGCGGGCTCGTGGCGCCGTGGTGGGCCGTGACGCTCCTGATGGTGCTGTGGTGCGTGCTCTTCGTCGTCGCCACGAGGTGGTGGACCCCGCATCCCCAGCGGGTCGTGGCGCTGCCGATCGTCGCGGTGGCCGTGTGGTTCGTAGTACTCAACGCCGGCGCCCGTTGGCTCGGCTGGACTGCCTGAGCAGGCCTAGAAGGAGTGCTCGGGGCCGGGGAACGAGCCGCCGCGTACGTCGTCGGCGTAGGCCCGGGCCGCTTCGAGGAGTACGCCGTGCACGTCGGCGTACTGCTTGACGAAGGTCGCCATCCGGCCGGTGCGCAGACCGAAGGCGTCCTGCCAGACCAGCACCTGGCCGTCGCAGTCGGGCCCGGCGCCGATGCCGATGGTCGAGATGTCCAGCTCCTTGGTGACCCGCGCGGCGACGTCGGCGGGCACCATCTCCATGACGACGGCGAACGCGCCCGCTTCCTGCACGGCATGGGCGTCAGCGAGGATGCGGTCGGCCTGCTCGCCGCGACCCTGCACGCGGTAGCCACCCAGGGTGTGCTCGCTCTGCGGTGTGAAACCGATGTGGGCCATCACGGGGATGCCGCCGCGGGTGCACTTCTCGATCACAGGCGCCATCTCGGCGCCGCCCTCGAGTTTCACGCAGTGCGCGCCGGCTTCCTTCATGAAGCGCACGGCGGTGAGATAGCCCTGCTCGGGCGACGCCTGGTAGGAGCCGAACGGCAGGTCACCGACGACCATGGCACGCTTGACCGAGCGGGCCACCGCACGGGTCAAGGGGAGTAACTCGTCGACCGTGACCGGCAGGGAGGTCTCGTTGCCGAAGACGTTGTTGGAGGCGCTGTCGCCCACGAGGAGCAGCTCGACGCCGGCCTCGTCGAACGTGGCCGCGGTGTACATGTCGTAGGCGGTGAGCATCGTGACCTTCTCGCCGCGCTCCTTCATCTCCCGCAGATGATGGGTGCGCACCCGCTTGACGGGCTTTGCGGGGGAGGCCGACCCGGTGCCGTACGGCGCGGCGATCTCACCTGACTGCTGCTCGCTCATTGCGACTCTCCTGACGTCATCTCGCGGCCTCCTGGCGAGGTCCACGGACCGTGTTCAGGCTAGTCCCGACCGGGGCTCATCGTGCTGTGGCGCCGGTCACTTCAGGTAGGCGAGGTAGTCCTCGGGTTCGGCGTCCTCCGCGAAGTCGTCGCCCGACTTCAGCCGGTCGATCGAGGAGATCCTGACATTGAGACCGCTCACTGTCTCCACGTCCGCCTCGAGGGCGCGCTGCACCAGGACCCCGATGTTGCCCTTCATCGCAGAGATGTCCTGGCTGCCCGCAGGCCGCTCGATCTCCATGCCCTGTTGCGCGAGGACCTCCTCGACGGAGTCGAGCACGTCCTCGGCGGTGCCGGGGGGCTCGATGAACTCACCCCCGGCCTCGTAGGACCACTGCCCGAAGTTGCCCCCGGGCTCGTAGAACTTGGCCTGCATGCCCTTGAGCTCGGCATCGCCCAGAGCAGCTTGCAGCTCGGGGAGCAGGGCGCTGGCGAACTGGTCCATCTCGGCCTTGAACGTCTTGGCATCGTCGGCGGCCGGCTCAGCTGAGTCGGAGTCCCCGGGCGAACAGGAGGACAGCACGAGAATGGCGATCAGCCCGAGAACCATGCGAGTCATGTGGGGAGCCTAGAACAGGCCGGTGACGTCGTCCCACCGATCGCCTGCCCACTCCTTGCCGCCCTCGTAGACCTCGTTGGCTTCGTCGATCGTCGTGCGGACCTCTTCGACGACAACGTCGGCGGCCCGATCGACCTGGTGGACGGCCTCGTCCTTGGCCCAGTCCTTGGCGTAGTCGTTGGCCTCCTGGGTGCGTCCGCCGATGAGGTCCGGCTCGTCGCCCTGGGCGATGGAGGTCAGGTTGTCCAGGGACGTCGGGTTGAGCTGGGGGTCGAAGTACGACGTGTGGTTGTCGACGCCTTGACCGATGTTCTCCACGTGGAAGTCCTTGCCGGGGTCGCTCCCGAAGACCTTGGCCCCGAAGTCTGCCTGCGTCGGGTCCGGGCCCATGCCGAGGTCGCCGTCGCGGCCCAGCCAGCTGACGAAGTCGTTGTCGGCGGCTCCGGCGTAGACCTTGCCCTCGGGCATGTGCAGGTCGCCCACGCCGTTCACGTTGTCACCGCCTGCGCCGGGGCTGCCGATCAGTGTGAGGGAGTCGGCGTCGAGACCGTCACCGGCGGCCGCGTGCGCCGCCGTCGTCGAGCCATAGCTGTGCCCGATGACCGAGAGATGCGACTTGTCGCCCTCGTCGGTCGCCCGCAGGCCGTCGACGAAGTCGGAGAGTGCGTGCCCGCCGGCGATCGCCTTGTCCTCCTGGACCACGCTGCCGATGTCGAGGCCGTCGCCGGGGTAGTCGAGCACGCCCTCGGGGTTCCAGTTGGGGGAGTCGTAGCCCATCCAGGCGATGCTCGCCATCGACTCGCCGTTGCGGATGGCGTTCTGGTACAGCGTGTACGCGTCCTTGCCCTGGGCGGCGATGCTCGACCCGTCGTTCATGATGCCGGGCACGATCACGGCCGTGTTGTCGGCGGTGTCGGGATCGCCGTAGCTCACTGCCGCAGCGCCGTCGCCGTTGAACGCGGTGGGCTGGTAGACGATGAGATTCACGTCGACGTCGTCCTGGCCCAGTGACGCCGGGATGTCGAGAGCGTCGCGAGCAGCCTTGGCGTTCTTGAGCGTCGCCTCCTGCTCGGAGGTCAGGTCTTCATGTTCGTCGCCCAGGCCCTCGAGGAAGTCGAGGTCGCGCTGCAACGACGTGCGGTTGGCTTCGTCGCGGTCGCCGGTCGGGATGCCGTTGACGTTGCCGATGAGGTCGGGGTCGCTGATCTTGAGCGCTTCACGCTCGGCGCCGGAGAGGCCCTTCCACCAGGCCGTGACGGCCGCGGGGTCGGTGCCGACGTTCTTCAGCTGGTTGACCAGCTCGCCGGTGTTGGGCCGACCGGCGCTGGTGGCCGCGGTCTGCCCCTCGGCCTTCGTGTCGACCGACTGCAGGACGTTGATGAAGCGATCCTCGGCCGACGTCACCCGCTCCCAGAAGCTGGTCATCCGGCTGCGCATCGTGGTCGCCCTGTTGCGCAGGGTCTCGGCCTTTGTCTGGAGCGCGGGTACGTCCTCCTCGGTCGCGCTCTCGATCTCGGTGAGCAGGGCGTCGATGGCGTTGTTGAGTTCGATCCGGTCTGACTCCAGGCCTTCACGGTCGGCCGTGAGCTGCACGACCTGGTCGACGTAGACGTCGCACGCGGTGGTCGCCTTCTCCAGAGCGGCTGTGACCGCGTCGGCGTCCTTGCCGAACGAGGTTATCGCGTGGTCGGCGGCTTCGGCGGCGTCGCCGGTCCAGTCGGCCGGCGCGCCGTGGCTGCTGGTCCAGGTGGCCACATCGCTCACTGCCGTCGCCGACCCGCGGAGCGCCGTGGTGACCGTGGATGCGGTCGCCTTGGCCTCGAGCTCCTGGATCTCCGCGATCTTGGCTGGCACGTCGATCTG
This is a stretch of genomic DNA from Nocardioides sp. InS609-2. It encodes these proteins:
- the map gene encoding type I methionyl aminopeptidase, whose amino-acid sequence is MSAVAPAVISARRPVPAHIPRPEYVDKPGPERFTGSEVKDDETIEKMRVASKLAAQARELVGAAIVPGVTTDELDRIGHEFLCDHNAYPSTLGYRGFPKSLCSSVNEVVCHGIPDSRVVEHGDIVNIDITAFLDGVHGDTNATFLAGDVDEESRLLVERTREALDRGIKAVKPGRRINVIGRVIESYARRFGYGVVRDFTGHGVGTAFHSGLVIPHYDAEHYDDVIEVGMTFTIEPMLNLGTHEWTMWDDDWTVVTKDLRRSAQFEHTLLVTPTGAEVLTNP
- the panB gene encoding 3-methyl-2-oxobutanoate hydroxymethyltransferase, coding for MSEQQSGEIAAPYGTGSASPAKPVKRVRTHHLREMKERGEKVTMLTAYDMYTAATFDEAGVELLLVGDSASNNVFGNETSLPVTVDELLPLTRAVARSVKRAMVVGDLPFGSYQASPEQGYLTAVRFMKEAGAHCVKLEGGAEMAPVIEKCTRGGIPVMAHIGFTPQSEHTLGGYRVQGRGEQADRILADAHAVQEAGAFAVVMEMVPADVAARVTKELDISTIGIGAGPDCDGQVLVWQDAFGLRTGRMATFVKQYADVHGVLLEAARAYADDVRGGSFPGPEHSF
- a CDS encoding alpha/beta hydrolase, giving the protein MTQIDVPAKIAEIQELEAKATASTVTTALRGSATAVSDVATWTSSHGAPADWTGDAAEAADHAITSFGKDADAVTAALEKATTACDVYVDQVVQLTADREGLESDRIELNNAIDALLTEIESATEEDVPALQTKAETLRNRATTMRSRMTSFWERVTSAEDRFINVLQSVDTKAEGQTAATSAGRPNTGELVNQLKNVGTDPAAVTAWWKGLSGAEREALKISDPDLIGNVNGIPTGDRDEANRTSLQRDLDFLEGLGDEHEDLTSEQEATLKNAKAARDALDIPASLGQDDVDVNLIVYQPTAFNGDGAAAVSYGDPDTADNTAVIVPGIMNDGSSIAAQGKDAYTLYQNAIRNGESMASIAWMGYDSPNWNPEGVLDYPGDGLDIGSVVQEDKAIAGGHALSDFVDGLRATDEGDKSHLSVIGHSYGSTTAAHAAAGDGLDADSLTLIGSPGAGGDNVNGVGDLHMPEGKVYAGAADNDFVSWLGRDGDLGMGPDPTQADFGAKVFGSDPGKDFHVENIGQGVDNHTSYFDPQLNPTSLDNLTSIAQGDEPDLIGGRTQEANDYAKDWAKDEAVHQVDRAADVVVEEVRTTIDEANEVYEGGKEWAGDRWDDVTGLF